The proteins below come from a single Solea senegalensis isolate Sse05_10M linkage group LG2, IFAPA_SoseM_1, whole genome shotgun sequence genomic window:
- the med4 gene encoding mediator of RNA polymerase II transcription subunit 4 isoform X1 has product MTSLPALTASAKMAAGVEKATKDRLLSVLGDVEVLSRELIEMLALSRNQKLLQPGEDVQILELLVQRDREFQQLMDVAQQQGKVHQEMQQLEKEVEKRDSDIQQLQKQLKEAEHILATAVYQAKEKLKSIDKARKGSVSSEEIIKYAHRISASNAVCAPLNWLPGDPRRPYPTDLEMRSGILGHMANMPTNGVNGHLPGDALTAGRLPDVLTPHYPWQSSDVSVGLLPPHHGNDFVLEPPGHNKENEDDVEAMSTDSSSSSSDSD; this is encoded by the exons ATGACGTCACTTCCTGCCTTGACGGCGAGCGCTAAGATGGCGGCCGGAGTGGAGAAAGCCACCAAAGATCGTCTGTTGTCGGTTCTCGGTGATGTGGAGGTTTTATCCCG GGAGCTGATCGAGATGTTAGCTCTGTCCAGGAACCAGAAGCTGCTGCAGCCTGGAGAAGATGTTCAG atcctggagctgctggtccagaGGGACAGGGAGTTCCAGCAGCTGATGGACGTGGCTCAGCAGCAGGGGAAGGTCCACCAGGAGATGCAGCAGCTagagaaggaggtggagaaaagagacagtgacatccagcagctccagaAGCAACTGAAGGAGGCGGAGCACATCCTG gccaCAGCTGTTTATCAGGCCAAAGAGAAACTCAAGTCCATCGATAAAGCCAGGAAAG gaagtgtgtcgTCAGAGGAGATCATTAAGTACGCTCACAGGATCAGTGCCAGTAACGCTGTGTGTGCTCCTCTCAACTGGCTCCCAG GTGACCCACGCAGACCTTACCCTACTGACCTGGAGATGCGCAGTGGGATTCTGGGTCACATGGCCAACATGCCGACCAATGGAGTCAATGGTCATCTGCCCGGCGACGCTCTGACTGCAGGACGGTTGCCAG aTGTCCTGACCCCTCACTACCCCTGGCAGTCGTCTGATGTCTCTGTTGGACTTCTGCCTCCTCACCATGGTAACGACTTTGTCCTGGAGCCTCCGGGTCACAACAAGGAGAATGAGGACGACGTGGAGGCCATGTCCACGGActcgtccagcagcagcagtgactcagactga
- the med4 gene encoding mediator of RNA polymerase II transcription subunit 4 isoform X2, producing the protein MELIEMLALSRNQKLLQPGEDVQILELLVQRDREFQQLMDVAQQQGKVHQEMQQLEKEVEKRDSDIQQLQKQLKEAEHILATAVYQAKEKLKSIDKARKGSVSSEEIIKYAHRISASNAVCAPLNWLPGDPRRPYPTDLEMRSGILGHMANMPTNGVNGHLPGDALTAGRLPDVLTPHYPWQSSDVSVGLLPPHHGNDFVLEPPGHNKENEDDVEAMSTDSSSSSSDSD; encoded by the exons AT GGAGCTGATCGAGATGTTAGCTCTGTCCAGGAACCAGAAGCTGCTGCAGCCTGGAGAAGATGTTCAG atcctggagctgctggtccagaGGGACAGGGAGTTCCAGCAGCTGATGGACGTGGCTCAGCAGCAGGGGAAGGTCCACCAGGAGATGCAGCAGCTagagaaggaggtggagaaaagagacagtgacatccagcagctccagaAGCAACTGAAGGAGGCGGAGCACATCCTG gccaCAGCTGTTTATCAGGCCAAAGAGAAACTCAAGTCCATCGATAAAGCCAGGAAAG gaagtgtgtcgTCAGAGGAGATCATTAAGTACGCTCACAGGATCAGTGCCAGTAACGCTGTGTGTGCTCCTCTCAACTGGCTCCCAG GTGACCCACGCAGACCTTACCCTACTGACCTGGAGATGCGCAGTGGGATTCTGGGTCACATGGCCAACATGCCGACCAATGGAGTCAATGGTCATCTGCCCGGCGACGCTCTGACTGCAGGACGGTTGCCAG aTGTCCTGACCCCTCACTACCCCTGGCAGTCGTCTGATGTCTCTGTTGGACTTCTGCCTCCTCACCATGGTAACGACTTTGTCCTGGAGCCTCCGGGTCACAACAAGGAGAATGAGGACGACGTGGAGGCCATGTCCACGGActcgtccagcagcagcagtgactcagactga